From a single Bacillus sp. BGMRC 2118 genomic region:
- a CDS encoding SigE-dependent sporulation protein, with protein sequence MITVPWWIYVVITGVGVSGVMMVKTGKREREMRQFYIEREGQVFMERMKHEREKRQQQEQRPEEIEIKAAN encoded by the coding sequence ATGATCACAGTTCCTTGGTGGATATATGTAGTGATTACAGGAGTAGGCGTTAGCGGTGTAATGATGGTGAAAACAGGTAAAAGGGAACGTGAGATGAGACAATTTTACATTGAACGAGAAGGTCAAGTCTTTATGGAACGTATGAAACACGAGCGTGAAAAAAGACAACAACAAGAACAGAGACCTGAAGAAATTGAAATTAAAGCTGCAAATTAA
- the yhaM gene encoding 3'-5' exoribonuclease YhaM, whose product MSKGIVFYDVGEQIDVYLLVKSCTKGIASNGKPFLTLILQDQTGDIEAKLWDCTPDSEQLYKAQSIVKVYGDIHSYRGKNQLKLRSIRPTNESDSVNISDFLEVAPLAQDEMMSKITQYIFEMKNPNIQRITRHLVRKYQESFLEYPAATKNHHEFVSGLAYHVVSMLDLAKVIAGLYPSLDTDLLYSGVILHDLGKVMELSGPIATVYTTEGNLLGHITIMVNEIGKAAEELGIKGEEVTVLQHMVLSHHGKAEWGSPKPPMIKEAEILHYIDNLDAKMNMLDRALERVKPGEFSDRVFALENRSFYKPTFHN is encoded by the coding sequence ATGTCAAAAGGGATCGTATTTTACGATGTTGGCGAACAAATTGATGTGTATTTACTCGTTAAATCCTGCACGAAGGGTATTGCAAGTAATGGAAAACCGTTCTTAACATTAATATTGCAGGACCAAACTGGTGATATCGAGGCAAAGCTATGGGATTGTACTCCAGACAGCGAACAATTATATAAAGCGCAAAGTATAGTAAAGGTTTATGGTGATATTCACAGCTACCGTGGGAAAAATCAGCTAAAGCTTAGAAGCATAAGACCTACGAATGAGAGTGATTCTGTTAACATTTCTGACTTTTTGGAAGTGGCACCACTAGCACAAGATGAAATGATGTCTAAAATTACTCAATATATATTTGAAATGAAGAACCCGAATATCCAACGAATTACTAGACATCTAGTTAGAAAATATCAGGAGTCCTTTTTGGAATATCCTGCTGCGACAAAGAATCATCATGAATTTGTTTCAGGATTAGCTTATCATGTTGTGTCTATGTTAGATTTAGCAAAAGTCATAGCAGGACTGTATCCGTCTTTAGACACGGATTTATTGTATTCAGGAGTGATTCTTCATGATTTAGGAAAGGTAATGGAACTATCAGGTCCAATTGCGACGGTCTACACAACTGAAGGAAATCTGTTGGGTCATATTACCATTATGGTGAACGAAATTGGAAAAGCTGCTGAGGAATTAGGCATTAAGGGTGAAGAGGTGACAGTCCTTCAACATATGGTACTCAGTCATCATGGAAAAGCTGAATGGGGCAGTCCAAAACCACCTATGATTAAAGAAGCAGAAATTTTGCATTACATTGACAATTTAGATGCAAAGATGAATATGTTAGATCGCGCATTAGAGCGTGTAAAACCTGGGGAATTCTCAGATCGAGTATTTGCTCTGGAAAATCGCTCATTCTACAAGCCGACGTTTCATAATTAG